From the Micromonospora echinofusca genome, the window GACGTCGGTCGGCAGACCGATCAGCCGGCCGTCGGGCGCCTTGCCCAGCTCCCACTTCCAGGGCAGGTAGTCCTTGCTGTGGTCGGCGACCAGCGGGGCGAGGTCGGCCCAGTTGGCGGGGTTGGCCTTGAACTCGTTGAGGATGCCCTCTTCGAGGGCGACCACGTCGGCCGCGCCCTTGCCGGTGGCCAGCGCCCGGACGATCTTCGGCCGGTACTCGTTGAGCTGGGCGGTCTTGCGCAGCTCGACCTTGATGCCGGTGTCCTTCTCGTACTGCTTGATGATCTCGTCGTAACCGAACTCGCCGAACGTGTCGACGACCAGCTTGGCGGGCTTCTCGCCGGCCGCGGGCGCGTCGTCGTCCTTGCCGCAGGCCGCGAGACCGCCGATGGCGGTGATCGCGGCCAGTGCGGCAGCCGCCATGCGGGTGCGCCGCGTGGTGAGGCTCATCGGAGACCCCTCTTTCGGTGGTGAGGCTGACTGGGTGTGGTGGGGGGGTGCCGTGCGCGTCGTCGGTGCCGGCCGGGGCCGGCGCTCGACGACCGGGAGCGGGGCGCGGGTGAGTCGTGCCACGTTCGCGGGAGCGCTCCCATGAGATTGCCGGCGGGTGTCGAGGGTGTCAATAGGCCTATGGGAGCGTTCCCAGATCGTTACCGCGAACGCGTCCGCGCGGAACGCCACGCGGCGCCAGCCGATCCGCACCCCGGCGCCACCTGGGCATCCGTCGGGTTGAAGCGGTTCAGCTCGCCAGCGCGGGCACGAGGGGCCCGCTCAGCGGCCAGCCCGGCAACCGGGTACCGGCCGCGGACGCGTCCCGCCGAAAGCGGTTCAGCAGAAGCGGCGGAGCAGGGTGCCGGCCCGGCGCGCGTCGAAGGCGTCCGGGTCGAACCGGTCGCCCACCCAGTCCCGCGTGCGCGCGTGCTCGGGGTGCCCCGCGTCCGCCAGCACGGCCAGCAGCGCCTGCCAGCCGGCCGGGCCGCCGGTGTCCTCGGGCGGGCACGCCCGCTCGCCGCCCGAGCAGGTCGGGTACCGCTCGTCCGGGTCGGCCGTGAAGGCGTCCTCCACCACCAGGTCGTGCTCCCACCAGTCGCCGAAGTCGTACGTGTAGTGGAAGCGGCTGCCCTTTCCGACGACGGCGTCGAGGCGGACGTCCAACTCGTCGCGCAGGGCCAGCTCGCCGTCGGGGTCGGGCTCGCCGTACTGGCGGCCCTCGATCTCGAACGAGTGCAGGTGGCAGTCCCGCCAACCCATGGCGTGCTGCACCACCCGGTGCAGCCGGTCCAGCGTGTAGCCACCGGGGACGAGGACCCGACGCCAGACGGGCGGCCGGACCCCGGCCAGGGAAATCTTCAGCTGGAAGATCTGACGCGGCATGCTGTCCCATCCTTCCTCGGCATAGGCTGCGGGCATGATCTGCCGAGCGTGCCGGGCCAGGCGGCACGACGACTGCCCGGGGCGGAACTGGTGCGACTGCCAGCACCGTACCTCCCGACCCACCCCTCCGGTCACTGGTCCGGCCGGCGAATGAGCGTCGGAATCCCGATCTCGGCGCTCTGGCCGCGACCGTCGGCGCGCCCGTTGGACGACGCCGCGCTCACCGCGCTCTACGGCCGGGTCGGCCGACCCCACCTGCGGGTCAACTTCGTGACCAGCGTCGACGGCGGCGTCTCCGTCGACGGCTACTCCGCCGGGCTCTCCGGGGAGCCGGACAAGCGCGTCTTCGGGCTGCTGCGCATGCTCTGCGACGCCCTGGTCGTCGCCGCCGGCACGCTGCGGCACGAGGGCTACCGGGCGGTACGCCTCGACGAACGGCGCCGGGCGTGGCGCCGCGAGCACGGCCTGCCCGAGTACCCGACGCTGGTCGTCGTCTCCGGCTCGCTCGACCTCGACCCGGCGCAGGCCGCGTTCGCCGACGCGCCGGTGCGGCCCGTGGTGCTCACCCGGGCCGGCGCCACGGCGCCGCCCGGCCTGAGCGACGTCGCCGACGTGGTGCGCCGCGGCGACGACCGGGTGGACCTGGCGGCGGGCCTGGCCGAGCTGCGCCGCCGCGGGCTCGGCCAGCTGCTCTGCGAGGGCGGTCCGCAGCTGTTCGGCGCGCTCACCGCCGCCGACCTGGTGGACGAGGTCTGCCTCACCGTCGCCCCGCTGCTCGCCGGGGCGGGCCCGGGGCGGATCACCGCCGGCGACGCCAGCGACGTACGCCACCTGCCGCTGCGGCACGTGCTCGCCGCCGACGACGGCGTGCTCATGCTCCGCTACGCCCGCGACTGACCGTGGCCGGACGGGCACCCTGCGGCTGAGGGCACCGCCGACGGCGTGGCGTCCGCCGCGTCGCGTGGCAACCTGTCGTACT encodes:
- a CDS encoding plasmid pRiA4b ORF-3 family protein, which produces MPRQIFQLKISLAGVRPPVWRRVLVPGGYTLDRLHRVVQHAMGWRDCHLHSFEIEGRQYGEPDPDGELALRDELDVRLDAVVGKGSRFHYTYDFGDWWEHDLVVEDAFTADPDERYPTCSGGERACPPEDTGGPAGWQALLAVLADAGHPEHARTRDWVGDRFDPDAFDARRAGTLLRRFC
- a CDS encoding pyrimidine reductase family protein, whose amino-acid sequence is MSVGIPISALWPRPSARPLDDAALTALYGRVGRPHLRVNFVTSVDGGVSVDGYSAGLSGEPDKRVFGLLRMLCDALVVAAGTLRHEGYRAVRLDERRRAWRREHGLPEYPTLVVVSGSLDLDPAQAAFADAPVRPVVLTRAGATAPPGLSDVADVVRRGDDRVDLAAGLAELRRRGLGQLLCEGGPQLFGALTAADLVDEVCLTVAPLLAGAGPGRITAGDASDVRHLPLRHVLAADDGVLMLRYARD